A part of Pantoea vagans genomic DNA contains:
- the rbsC gene encoding ribose ABC transporter permease, which produces MTTQTLPASRRWFSKSWLLEQKSLIALMVLIAVVASQSPNFFTVANLFNILQQTSVNAIMAVGMTLVILTSGIDLSVGSLLALTGAVGASLVGMEVNALVAVAASLALGAAIGALTGTIVARGKVQAFIATLVMMLLLRGVTMVYTDGSPINTGFSANADLLGWFGIGRPLGIPAPVWLMALVFIAAWYMLQHTRLGRYIYALGGNEAATRLSGINVNRVKIIVYSLSGMLAALAGTIEVARLSSAQPTAGTGYELDAIAAVVLGGTSLAGGKGRIFGTLIGALILGFLNNGLNLMGVSSYYQMIVKAVVILLAVLVDNKSSK; this is translated from the coding sequence ATGACGACCCAAACTTTACCGGCCAGCCGTCGCTGGTTTAGCAAAAGCTGGCTTCTGGAACAGAAGTCGCTGATTGCGCTGATGGTGCTGATCGCCGTGGTGGCCAGCCAGAGCCCGAACTTCTTTACCGTGGCGAACCTGTTCAACATTCTGCAGCAGACCTCGGTTAACGCCATTATGGCGGTCGGGATGACACTGGTAATTCTGACCTCCGGTATCGACCTCTCGGTGGGATCGCTGCTGGCCCTGACGGGCGCGGTGGGTGCATCGCTGGTGGGCATGGAGGTCAATGCCCTGGTCGCGGTGGCGGCTTCGCTGGCGCTGGGGGCGGCAATCGGTGCCCTTACCGGGACTATTGTGGCGCGCGGTAAGGTTCAGGCCTTTATCGCCACGCTGGTTATGATGCTGCTACTGCGCGGTGTGACCATGGTCTATACCGATGGCAGCCCGATTAACACCGGTTTCAGTGCCAATGCCGATCTGCTGGGCTGGTTTGGTATTGGTCGCCCGCTGGGTATCCCTGCGCCGGTCTGGCTGATGGCGCTGGTCTTTATCGCCGCCTGGTACATGCTGCAGCACACCCGTCTGGGTCGCTATATCTATGCGCTTGGCGGTAACGAAGCGGCAACGCGTCTCTCTGGCATCAATGTGAATCGCGTCAAAATCATCGTCTATTCACTGAGCGGCATGCTGGCGGCGCTGGCGGGCACCATTGAAGTGGCGCGTCTCTCATCAGCACAGCCGACAGCGGGTACCGGCTATGAGCTGGATGCAATTGCTGCGGTCGTGCTGGGCGGAACCAGCCTGGCTGGCGGTAAAGGCCGTATTTTCGGCACCCTGATTGGCGCGCTGATCCTCGGCTTTCTGAACAACGGCCTGAACCTGATGGGTGTCTCTTCGTACTACCAGATGATCGTTAAAGCGGTAGTCATCCTGCTGGCGGTGCTGGTGGATAATAAAAGCAGTAAATAA
- the rbsB gene encoding ribose ABC transporter substrate-binding protein RbsB, with translation MKKLTALAMILGATLSTSAMAKDTIALVVSTLNNPFFVSLKEGAQKEADKLGYNLVVLDSQNNPAKELANVQDLTVRGTKLLLINPTDSDAVGNAVKMANQANIPVITLDRVAAQGTVVSHVASDNRFGGKMAGDFIAKKVGENAKIIELQGIAGTSAARERGEGFKQAADAHKFQILASQPADFDRTKGLNVMQNLLQAHPDVQAVFAQNDEMALGALRALQTAGKTGVIVVGFDGTADGVKAVEAGKLIATVAQMPEKIGMIGVDTADKVLKGEKVKAINPVDLKLVTQ, from the coding sequence ATGAAAAAGTTAACCGCACTGGCCATGATCCTCGGCGCAACGCTCAGTACCAGCGCCATGGCAAAAGATACTATCGCGCTGGTGGTTTCAACCCTGAACAACCCGTTCTTTGTTTCTCTGAAAGAGGGTGCTCAGAAAGAAGCGGACAAACTGGGCTATAACCTGGTGGTGCTGGATTCACAGAACAACCCGGCAAAAGAGCTGGCGAACGTGCAGGATCTGACCGTTCGCGGCACCAAGCTGCTGCTGATCAACCCGACTGACTCTGATGCTGTGGGCAACGCCGTGAAGATGGCTAACCAGGCGAATATTCCTGTCATCACGCTGGACCGCGTTGCGGCACAGGGCACGGTGGTCAGCCACGTCGCTTCCGATAACCGTTTCGGCGGTAAAATGGCCGGTGACTTCATCGCCAAAAAAGTCGGCGAAAATGCCAAAATTATTGAGCTGCAGGGCATTGCCGGAACTTCTGCTGCCCGCGAACGTGGCGAAGGCTTCAAACAGGCCGCTGATGCGCATAAATTCCAGATCCTCGCCAGCCAGCCTGCTGATTTTGACCGTACTAAAGGTCTGAACGTCATGCAGAACCTGCTGCAGGCACACCCGGATGTTCAGGCGGTATTCGCTCAGAACGACGAAATGGCGCTGGGTGCACTGCGTGCGCTGCAGACCGCCGGAAAAACCGGTGTGATCGTGGTGGGTTTTGACGGCACTGCTGATGGCGTGAAAGCCGTGGAAGCTGGCAAACTGATTGCGACCGTGGCACAGATGCCAGAAAAAATTGGCATGATCGGCGTGGATACCGCTGATAAAGTGCTGAAGGGTGAAAAAGTGAAGGCGATCAATCCGGTCGACCTGAAGCTGGTCACTCAATAA
- the rbsK gene encoding ribokinase encodes MSKNAKLAVLGSINADHILNLAHFPRPGETVIGQNYQVAFGGKGANQAVAAGRAGADIAFIGCVGADDIGERIREQLAQDNIDTTPVEVVEGESTGVAMIFVNGDGENNIGIYSGANAALTPDCVARHQQVIASADALLMQLESPLESVLAAATFARQHQTQVILNPAPATPLSDELLALIDIITPNETEAESLTGIAVNNDEDAARAAAALHAKGIGTVLITLGRRGVWLSEQGDGQRIAGFSVKAIDTIAAGDTFNGAFITARLEQKPMYDAVRFAHAAAAIAVTRSGAQPSVPWRAEIDEFLQQQG; translated from the coding sequence ATGAGCAAAAACGCAAAACTGGCCGTTCTTGGCAGCATTAATGCTGACCACATCCTTAATCTGGCGCACTTCCCTCGTCCCGGTGAAACGGTGATCGGGCAGAATTATCAGGTTGCGTTTGGCGGTAAAGGCGCGAATCAGGCGGTCGCCGCGGGTCGTGCGGGTGCCGATATCGCCTTTATTGGCTGTGTGGGCGCTGACGACATTGGCGAACGTATTCGTGAGCAGCTCGCACAGGACAATATTGATACCACGCCTGTAGAGGTGGTTGAGGGCGAGTCGACCGGAGTGGCGATGATCTTCGTCAACGGTGACGGTGAGAACAATATTGGTATCTACTCCGGGGCAAACGCGGCGCTAACGCCCGATTGCGTGGCGCGTCATCAGCAGGTTATTGCCAGTGCCGATGCACTCTTAATGCAGCTGGAATCGCCGCTGGAGAGCGTGCTGGCCGCCGCGACATTTGCCCGGCAGCATCAGACGCAGGTTATTCTCAATCCGGCACCCGCTACCCCTCTCTCCGATGAGCTGCTGGCGCTGATTGATATTATTACCCCGAATGAGACCGAAGCAGAGAGTCTGACCGGTATTGCGGTTAACAATGATGAAGATGCGGCCCGCGCGGCGGCGGCACTGCATGCGAAAGGCATCGGCACGGTACTGATTACGCTGGGTCGCCGCGGTGTCTGGCTGAGCGAGCAGGGAGACGGTCAGCGTATTGCAGGCTTCAGCGTTAAAGCTATTGATACCATTGCGGCGGGCGACACCTTTAACGGTGCCTTTATTACCGCACGACTGGAGCAGAAGCCGATGTATGACGCGGTGCGATTTGCCCATGCCGCCGCTGCGATTGCCGTTACCCGTTCAGGTGCACAGCCCTCCGTGCCGTGGCGCGCGGAGATCGATGAATTTTTGCAGCAGCAGGGTTAA
- the rbsR gene encoding ribose operon transcriptional repressor RbsR, producing MKDVARLAGVSTSTVSHVINNNRFVSEGVREKVEQAIRHLNYAPSALARSLKINQTHTIGMLLTTSSNPFYAEVVRGVEESCYQRGYSLILCNTAGDEERMNRSLETLMQKRVDGLLIMCTESHLPSADILNRYPSIPAVMMDWAPFEGRGDIIQDNALLGGELATQHLIDSGYTRIACIAGPQDKTPARMRLEGYRNAMTKSGLEILPGYIVNGDFEFQGGYNGMVELLALETLPEAIFTSNDAMAVGVYHALYQAGMRVPQQMAVMGYDDIELARYLTPPLSTIHQPKDALGELAIDTLIHRLSDPDASQQTLVLTPELVVRGSV from the coding sequence ATGAAAGATGTCGCTCGCCTCGCGGGCGTCTCTACCTCCACTGTCTCGCACGTCATTAATAACAATCGCTTTGTCAGTGAAGGCGTGCGGGAAAAAGTTGAGCAGGCTATACGTCATCTTAACTATGCTCCTTCTGCACTGGCCCGCAGTCTGAAAATCAATCAGACGCACACTATCGGTATGCTGCTGACTACCAGCAGTAACCCTTTTTATGCCGAAGTGGTGCGGGGCGTGGAGGAGAGCTGCTATCAGCGTGGCTACAGCCTGATTCTCTGTAATACGGCGGGAGATGAGGAGCGGATGAACCGCAGCCTGGAAACGCTGATGCAGAAGCGTGTCGATGGTTTACTGATCATGTGCACTGAAAGTCACCTGCCGTCGGCAGACATCCTGAATCGTTATCCCTCTATACCTGCGGTGATGATGGACTGGGCACCGTTTGAAGGTCGCGGTGACATCATTCAGGATAACGCGTTGCTGGGCGGCGAGCTGGCCACTCAGCATCTTATCGACAGCGGCTATACCCGCATCGCCTGTATCGCCGGTCCCCAGGATAAAACCCCGGCCCGTATGCGCCTGGAAGGTTATCGCAACGCCATGACTAAGAGTGGCCTGGAGATTTTGCCTGGCTATATCGTGAATGGTGACTTTGAATTTCAGGGTGGCTACAACGGGATGGTCGAGTTGCTGGCGCTGGAAACGCTGCCTGAAGCGATATTTACCAGTAACGATGCGATGGCAGTGGGTGTTTATCACGCCCTCTATCAGGCCGGGATGCGGGTTCCGCAGCAGATGGCAGTCATGGGATATGACGATATTGAACTGGCGCGCTATCTCACTCCGCCACTGAGTACGATTCACCAGCCCAAAGATGCGCTGGGCGAACTGGCGATAGATACCTTAATTCATCGTCTCAGCGATCCCGACGCCAGCCAGCAAACGCTGGTGCTGACGCCGGAGCTGGTGGTACGTGGCTCAGTTTAG
- the mdtD gene encoding multidrug transporter subunit MdtD — MIKSSRSMAGLPWIAAMAFFMQSLDATILNTALPAIATSLDRSPLAMQSAVISYTLTVAMLIPVSGWLADRFGTRKVFIIAVSLFTLGSLACALSPTLSVLVISRIVQGVGGAMMMPVARLALLRAYPRSELLPVLNFVTMPGLVGPILGPMLGGVLVTYATWHWIFLINIPIGILGIIYARKYMPDFTTPKRRFDFLGFILFGAGLVMISIGIELFGERIVSAWLAGGILLSGIVLLLLYIVHARNHPSPLINLPMFKTRTFSVGIGGNIASRLGTGCVPFLMPLMLQVGFGYSAIIAGCMMAPTAIGSILAKSTVTQLLRWLGYRRLLVGITAIIGILIASFSLQSPAESIFVLLLPLFVLGMAMSTQFTAMNTITLADLDDDNASGGNSVLAVTQQLAISFGVAVSAAVLRFYQEFETSTISQFHATFLTMGVVTVLSALTFLLLKNGDGRNLITNRDRKKKR, encoded by the coding sequence ATGATAAAATCCTCGCGCAGCATGGCCGGTTTGCCATGGATAGCGGCTATGGCCTTTTTCATGCAGTCACTCGACGCCACTATACTGAATACTGCCCTGCCCGCTATCGCCACCAGCCTCGACCGTTCTCCCCTGGCCATGCAATCCGCCGTCATCAGTTACACCCTCACTGTCGCGATGCTGATTCCGGTCAGCGGCTGGCTCGCCGATCGCTTCGGCACGCGCAAGGTATTTATCATTGCGGTTTCGCTGTTCACCCTCGGCTCGCTGGCTTGTGCGCTCTCACCGACGCTTTCGGTGCTGGTTATATCGCGAATCGTACAGGGCGTGGGTGGCGCAATGATGATGCCGGTCGCACGACTGGCGCTGCTACGCGCCTATCCGCGCAGTGAACTGCTGCCGGTGCTCAATTTCGTCACCATGCCAGGATTAGTTGGCCCGATACTGGGCCCGATGCTGGGCGGTGTGCTGGTAACCTATGCGACGTGGCACTGGATCTTCCTGATTAATATCCCGATAGGCATACTCGGCATTATCTACGCACGCAAATATATGCCGGACTTCACCACGCCAAAGCGCCGCTTCGACTTTCTGGGCTTTATACTGTTCGGGGCTGGACTGGTGATGATCTCGATTGGGATTGAGCTGTTCGGTGAGCGGATTGTTTCCGCCTGGCTGGCCGGCGGGATATTACTCAGCGGCATCGTGCTTTTACTTCTCTATATAGTACATGCCCGAAATCACCCGTCGCCCCTCATCAACCTGCCGATGTTTAAAACCCGGACCTTCTCAGTCGGCATCGGCGGCAATATTGCTTCTCGTCTCGGCACAGGCTGTGTGCCCTTTTTGATGCCGCTCATGTTGCAGGTTGGCTTTGGCTATTCAGCTATTATTGCAGGCTGCATGATGGCGCCTACCGCCATTGGTTCAATACTGGCGAAGTCGACGGTGACACAACTGCTGCGCTGGCTGGGCTACCGCCGCCTGCTGGTCGGCATCACCGCTATTATTGGCATCCTGATCGCCAGCTTCTCTCTGCAGTCGCCTGCTGAAAGCATCTTTGTGCTGTTGCTTCCGCTGTTTGTTCTCGGTATGGCCATGTCTACGCAGTTCACCGCCATGAACACCATTACTCTGGCCGACCTGGATGATGATAATGCCAGCGGGGGTAACAGCGTACTGGCCGTGACACAGCAGTTAGCGATCAGTTTTGGTGTGGCCGTCAGTGCTGCGGTACTGCGCTTCTATCAGGAGTTTGAAACCAGCACCATTTCACAGTTCCATGCCACGTTCCTGACCATGGGTGTCGTTACCGTGCTTTCAGCGCTGACTTTTCTGCTGCTGAAAAACGGCGATGGACGTAATCTGATCACGAATCGCGACAGGAAGAAAAAGCGCTAA
- the mobB gene encoding molybdopterin-guanine dinucleotide biosynthesis protein MobB, with amino-acid sequence MSLPLLAIVGWSGTGKTTLLQQVIPILLSKGIRAGLIKHTHHEMDVDTPGKDSYLLRKAGASQVMVASSERWALMCETPEKQSIDLPYLLSRMDHSVLEIVLVEGFKEESVPKIVLWRAGIKGGIEELLDEQVIAVASDQKLALNVPVLDINRPDSVADFIADWLKKR; translated from the coding sequence ATGTCATTACCCTTACTCGCGATTGTTGGCTGGAGTGGTACCGGCAAAACCACGCTATTACAGCAGGTGATACCAATTCTTCTTAGTAAAGGGATCCGCGCCGGGCTGATTAAGCACACGCATCATGAGATGGATGTAGATACGCCAGGCAAAGATAGCTATTTGCTCAGAAAAGCGGGCGCCAGTCAGGTAATGGTTGCCAGTTCTGAGCGGTGGGCATTGATGTGTGAGACACCGGAAAAGCAGTCGATTGATCTGCCTTATCTGCTCAGCCGTATGGATCACTCTGTGCTGGAGATAGTGCTGGTTGAGGGCTTTAAAGAGGAATCGGTGCCTAAGATTGTTCTCTGGCGTGCCGGGATCAAAGGTGGCATCGAGGAACTGCTTGATGAGCAGGTGATCGCTGTCGCCAGCGATCAGAAATTAGCGCTGAATGTGCCGGTTCTGGATATAAATCGTCCTGATAGCGTGGCAGATTTCATTGCAGACTGGCTGAAAAAGCGCTGA
- the mobA gene encoding molybdenum cofactor guanylyltransferase MobA has protein sequence MTILTGIILAGGQGRRMGGQDKGLVQLDGRPLYQHVLERLRPQVDIVMINANRNIDRYQLSECRVVQDVFDGYPGPLAGIYSALVAIDGEWAAFCSCDTPAVPLNFVEKLAEQRGDAPAVWVRSQSRDHPTLALIHRKMAAPLHAYLHAGERRLMHFLRDHGGHAVHLDDDESAFRNINTPDDLNERG, from the coding sequence ATGACAATATTGACCGGCATCATTCTGGCCGGTGGTCAGGGCCGCCGTATGGGTGGTCAGGATAAAGGATTAGTGCAACTGGATGGCAGGCCGCTTTATCAGCATGTCCTTGAACGGCTCAGGCCACAAGTCGACATTGTCATGATTAATGCCAATCGTAATATTGATCGCTATCAGTTAAGCGAGTGTCGGGTTGTGCAGGATGTTTTTGATGGCTATCCGGGTCCGCTGGCTGGTATCTACAGTGCATTAGTGGCCATCGACGGTGAATGGGCTGCCTTTTGCTCCTGTGATACGCCTGCAGTTCCTCTTAACTTCGTTGAAAAACTGGCTGAACAACGTGGAGACGCCCCTGCAGTCTGGGTCCGCTCACAATCACGCGACCACCCCACGCTGGCGCTGATTCATCGGAAGATGGCAGCGCCTCTTCATGCCTATCTTCACGCCGGCGAACGACGTCTGATGCATTTCCTGCGCGACCACGGCGGCCATGCTGTTCATCTGGATGATGATGAATCTGCCTTCCGCAATATCAATACGCCTGATGACCTGAATGAAAGAGGCTGA
- a CDS encoding YihD family protein, protein MKCHRLNELIELLQPAWQKEPDLNLVTFLQKLAQESGFSGPLSELTDDVLIYHLKMRDSASDDAIPGLKKDYEVDFKTALLRARGVIKQDE, encoded by the coding sequence ATGAAATGCCATCGTTTAAACGAGTTGATCGAACTGCTGCAACCCGCCTGGCAAAAAGAGCCTGACCTGAATCTGGTCACATTTTTGCAGAAACTGGCGCAGGAATCTGGTTTCAGTGGCCCGTTAAGTGAATTAACCGACGATGTATTAATTTACCATCTCAAAATGCGTGACTCGGCCAGCGATGATGCGATCCCAGGCCTGAAAAAAGACTATGAAGTTGATTTCAAAACCGCACTGCTCCGCGCACGGGGTGTCATTAAACAGGACGAGTAG
- a CDS encoding serine/threonine protein kinase has product MSDAAFNFQTLNPDVLLDALWDTGIRVESGLTALNSYENRVYQFSDDEKRRYVAKFYRPQRWRAEQIAEEHQYALDLLADEVPIAAPLRLKGETLHSHAGFFFAVFPSLGGRQYETDNEDQMEWVGRFLGRIHQTGRKALFSHRPAIGLDEYLHEPRQALEHSQLVPASLKTALLQAIDKLGNTLQQQWHTTWQPLRLHGDCHPGNILWRDGPLFVDLDDARNGPAVQDLWMLISGDRQEQRIQWDILLEAYSEFSDFDINELSLIEPLRAMRMVYYLAWVVRRWQDPAFPRAFPWMTDEDFWRRQISLFTEQEKLLQEPPLQLTPQY; this is encoded by the coding sequence ATGAGCGACGCTGCTTTCAACTTCCAGACATTGAATCCCGACGTATTGCTTGATGCGCTCTGGGATACAGGAATTCGCGTCGAATCAGGTCTGACAGCCCTGAACAGCTATGAGAACCGGGTTTACCAATTCAGCGATGATGAAAAACGTCGCTATGTCGCGAAGTTTTATCGCCCACAGCGCTGGCGTGCTGAACAGATCGCTGAAGAGCATCAGTATGCGCTCGATCTGCTGGCTGATGAGGTGCCCATCGCGGCACCATTGCGGTTAAAGGGCGAGACACTGCACAGCCACGCTGGCTTCTTCTTTGCCGTATTTCCCAGTCTGGGCGGACGGCAATATGAGACAGACAATGAAGATCAGATGGAATGGGTAGGCCGCTTCCTGGGCCGCATTCATCAGACCGGGCGCAAAGCGCTGTTCAGCCATCGTCCTGCCATCGGTCTTGATGAGTATCTGCATGAACCCCGGCAGGCGCTGGAGCACTCACAATTAGTGCCTGCTTCGCTTAAGACCGCGCTGCTACAGGCTATCGATAAGCTGGGTAACACCCTGCAGCAACAGTGGCATACCACGTGGCAGCCGCTACGATTACATGGCGACTGTCATCCGGGGAATATCCTGTGGCGCGATGGACCGCTATTTGTCGATCTGGATGATGCCCGTAATGGTCCGGCGGTACAGGATTTGTGGATGCTCATCAGCGGCGATCGACAGGAACAGCGTATACAGTGGGATATCCTGCTGGAGGCTTACAGTGAATTCAGTGACTTTGATATTAATGAATTGTCACTGATTGAACCTTTACGCGCTATGCGCATGGTTTATTATCTGGCCTGGGTTGTCCGACGCTGGCAGGATCCCGCTTTTCCGCGCGCTTTCCCCTGGATGACAGATGAAGATTTCTGGCGCAGGCAAATTTCACTCTTTACCGAGCAGGAGAAGCTGTTGCAGGAACCTCCTCTGCAGCTGACACCGCAATATTAA
- the dsbA gene encoding thiol:disulfide interchange protein DsbA has translation MKKIWFALMGLVLAFSASAAQFTEGKQYVSLPKPVASEPQVMEFFSFFCPHCYQFERIYHVNDAVKKNLPADTKLVKYHVDFLGGDLGPVVTQAWAVAMALGVEDKVTAPIFDGIQKTQTITDPASLKETFVKAAGISAADYDAAWNSFAVKALVAQQQKAAADVDLRGVPAMFVNGKYMVNNGGLDTSSMDNFVADYANVVKFLVSQK, from the coding sequence ATGAAAAAAATTTGGTTTGCACTGATGGGTTTAGTGCTGGCATTCAGCGCGTCTGCTGCCCAGTTCACTGAAGGTAAACAATATGTGAGTCTGCCAAAACCTGTGGCCAGTGAACCTCAGGTGATGGAGTTCTTCTCCTTCTTCTGCCCGCACTGCTATCAGTTTGAACGTATTTATCACGTTAATGACGCGGTGAAAAAGAATCTGCCTGCTGATACAAAGCTGGTGAAATACCACGTCGATTTCCTTGGTGGTGATCTGGGACCGGTTGTGACTCAGGCCTGGGCTGTCGCCATGGCGCTGGGCGTTGAAGATAAGGTGACTGCACCGATCTTTGATGGCATTCAGAAAACGCAGACCATTACCGATCCTGCCAGTCTGAAAGAGACTTTTGTTAAAGCGGCCGGTATCTCCGCTGCTGACTACGATGCTGCCTGGAACAGCTTTGCCGTAAAAGCGCTGGTTGCACAACAGCAGAAAGCGGCTGCGGATGTTGATCTGCGCGGTGTGCCAGCGATGTTCGTAAATGGCAAATATATGGTGAACAACGGCGGCCTCGATACCAGCTCTATGGACAATTTCGTTGCTGATTACGCGAACGTGGTTAAATTCCTCGTAAGCCAGAAGTAA